One stretch of Vulgatibacter sp. DNA includes these proteins:
- a CDS encoding SRPBCC family protein: MKPIRSRHAPLLALSVVPVLLTAGCATAVHPGPTRADAAEVPAAAAFTSSPLRNRIRVHLEADVATVWALVGDHTRLPEYSAGLERVEASATGDERICHFRPAAPDEGSSSLREEVRWYAAGTGYATSAEEPNAFGITGDLTLVLVQPTAGGTAFTWEQHYDAEDLPAMKTAFDQALSDIAEQLVGRFGGRITERFVEGA, encoded by the coding sequence ATGAAACCGATCCGCTCCCGACACGCCCCGCTCCTCGCCCTGTCTGTCGTTCCCGTGCTCCTCACCGCAGGCTGCGCGACCGCCGTACATCCCGGCCCAACCCGCGCCGACGCAGCGGAAGTTCCGGCAGCCGCTGCCTTCACCTCCAGCCCGCTGCGCAACCGGATCCGGGTCCACCTCGAGGCGGATGTCGCCACGGTATGGGCCCTGGTGGGCGACCACACCCGCCTTCCGGAGTACAGCGCCGGTCTCGAGCGCGTCGAAGCGAGCGCCACCGGGGACGAGCGCATCTGCCACTTCCGCCCCGCCGCTCCGGACGAGGGCAGCTCGTCCCTCCGCGAGGAGGTGCGCTGGTACGCTGCCGGCACCGGCTACGCCACGAGCGCCGAGGAGCCGAACGCCTTCGGGATCACCGGCGATCTCACCCTCGTCCTCGTGCAACCCACCGCAGGAGGAACGGCGTTCACCTGGGAGCAGCACTACGATGCCGAAGACCTGCCCGCGATGAAGACGGCATTCGATCAGGCGCTCTCCGACATCGCGGAGCAGCTGGTCGGACGCTTCGGCGGCAGGATCACCGAGCGCTTCGTCGAGGGTGCTTGA
- a CDS encoding zinc-dependent alcohol dehydrogenase family protein, which yields MRAMVLERFGDPEVLQLKEIDRPSPAPGELLVRVIASGTNPVDAKVRAAGSWAGITLPAVIGYDASGVVEAVGPGAGDFRPGDEVFFTPEIFGNEHGTYADYTVVQASIVARKPPSISHVEAAAVPLAGGTAWEAIVRRMQVQPGETVLIHGGAGGVGTFAVQIARAAGARVIATASGGNLDTLRQLGADAAIDYTKYDVFEAALEATGGAGVDAVLDLVGGDVTPDSCQVTRPFGRIAFILGPVGDLSAAYQKNITLHGVFLHRERRRLEELSRLLERKQLVPVIDEVLPLDQIAKAHRRLDSGHGRGKVILEVAR from the coding sequence ATGCGCGCGATGGTGCTGGAGCGCTTCGGCGATCCGGAGGTGTTGCAGCTGAAGGAGATCGACCGGCCGTCTCCGGCGCCGGGGGAGCTGCTGGTGCGGGTGATCGCCTCCGGCACCAACCCCGTCGACGCCAAGGTGCGGGCTGCCGGGAGCTGGGCGGGGATCACGCTGCCGGCGGTGATCGGCTACGACGCCTCCGGGGTCGTGGAGGCGGTGGGCCCCGGGGCCGGGGATTTCCGGCCCGGCGACGAGGTCTTCTTCACCCCCGAGATCTTCGGCAACGAGCACGGCACCTACGCCGACTACACGGTGGTGCAGGCTTCGATCGTCGCCCGCAAGCCGCCGTCGATCTCCCACGTCGAGGCGGCGGCGGTGCCGCTCGCAGGCGGGACCGCCTGGGAGGCGATCGTCCGCAGGATGCAGGTGCAGCCCGGGGAGACGGTGCTGATCCACGGCGGCGCCGGCGGGGTGGGGACCTTCGCCGTGCAGATCGCCCGGGCCGCAGGCGCGCGGGTGATCGCCACCGCCTCCGGGGGAAACCTCGACACCCTGCGGCAGCTCGGCGCCGACGCTGCGATCGACTACACGAAGTACGACGTCTTCGAGGCGGCGCTCGAGGCGACCGGCGGCGCAGGCGTGGACGCGGTGCTCGATCTGGTCGGCGGCGACGTCACCCCGGACAGCTGCCAGGTGACCCGGCCCTTCGGGCGCATCGCCTTCATCCTCGGGCCCGTGGGCGATCTCTCCGCCGCCTACCAGAAGAACATCACCCTGCACGGCGTCTTCCTCCACCGGGAGCGGCGGCGCCTCGAGGAGCTCTCGCGGCTGCTCGAGCGCAAGCAGCTCGTGCCGGTGATCGACGAGGTGCTGCCCCTCGATCAGATCGCGAAGGCCCACCGGCGCCTCGACTCCGGCCACGGCAGGGGCAAGGTGATCCTCGAGGTGGCGCGGTAG
- a CDS encoding helix-turn-helix transcriptional regulator: protein MELADLLRGSDATTVGTLAAQLEVSPRTVLRDLATLRERGMPISGEAGPGGGIRLERERGVAAVHLAVTEVVALWLAARLSREASDLPWGEAATSALSKLLASLPPAKASDMRVLCRRVIVGPPSSSTIRAGAGLPPPELLRIFEEAFSGGFGLAFHYRDREGRETNRKIEPHGLLVNTPVWYVLARDVEKGEPRMFRMDRIARPRVVRRIEFRPDFELIRSQIPEGPEWRSLAG from the coding sequence ATGGAGCTCGCCGACCTGCTGCGCGGCAGCGATGCCACGACGGTCGGGACCCTGGCGGCGCAGCTCGAGGTCAGTCCCCGCACCGTGCTGCGGGATCTGGCGACGCTTCGCGAGCGCGGGATGCCGATCTCGGGGGAGGCCGGCCCGGGCGGCGGGATTCGGCTCGAGAGGGAGCGGGGTGTCGCGGCGGTGCATCTCGCGGTCACGGAGGTGGTGGCGCTCTGGCTCGCCGCGCGCCTCTCCCGCGAAGCCAGCGACCTGCCGTGGGGGGAGGCCGCGACCTCCGCCCTCTCCAAGCTGCTCGCGAGCCTTCCGCCAGCGAAAGCGAGCGACATGCGGGTTCTGTGCAGGCGCGTGATCGTCGGCCCCCCCAGCAGCTCGACCATCCGCGCCGGCGCCGGGCTGCCGCCGCCGGAGCTGCTGCGCATCTTCGAAGAGGCATTCTCGGGCGGATTCGGGCTCGCCTTCCACTACCGGGATCGCGAGGGGCGGGAGACCAACCGGAAGATCGAGCCGCACGGACTGCTGGTGAATACGCCGGTCTGGTACGTGCTCGCGCGGGACGTGGAGAAGGGTGAGCCCCGGATGTTCCGGATGGACCGGATCGCCCGGCCACGCGTGGTCCGGCGCATCGAGTTCCGACCCGACTTCGAGCTGATCCGCTCGCAGATCCCGGAAGGGCCCGAGTGGCGGTCGCTGGCAGGTTGA
- the metG gene encoding methionine--tRNA ligase has protein sequence MAKKILVTSALPYANGPAHLGHLVEYLQTDIWVRFLKLSGQDATYVCASDTHGAPIEINAAKNGMAPDAFVAQWREKQLEAFREFLIGFDTFYTTHSPENRRWAEEIFRRLQAGGHIEEKPLEQWFCEHDVRFLPDRFVKGTCPNCGAADQYGDVCEVCNKAYASTELKDPYCSLCRNPPVRRTSRHFFFKLDHFKDFLADFTSREGVLHPSIRNSIKGWLEGGLQDWCVSRDGPYFGFEIPGAPGKYFYVWLDAPIGYLSSTEHLVGEERALADFWNKDADSRIVHFIGKDIVYFHALFWPAMLHAAGLHVPDKIQVHGMLTLGGEKLSKSRGRLVTAREYLDAGLDPEALRWFYASNLGAGPYDVPLAKEEIKNRVNAELVKTLANFVARSLTPLKKDFPNVGIPSDDPASRELWARVLEHSGKIHQAYEAVELREATQALVQLGFEANKYLQDRAPWTKRKQGDVEGAHRDLALCANVAYVIGTWLTPILPRSSVRLAEMLGGATFDPAKIAAGADWLVASDTVLGELSHLATPIDDAKLDALWPEPGAEATPAVPPVKKQPQIEKVAPAEKKVAAPAPEGIISFDDFVKVELRVGHVLAAERVPKADKLLKLTIDVGEEAPRTIAAGIAEHYEPEALPGKYVVVVANLAPRTIRGIESRGMLLAGGGDTGKVVLAEVPGVAPGSRVK, from the coding sequence AACGGTCCCGCCCACCTCGGCCACCTGGTCGAATACCTGCAGACCGACATCTGGGTGCGCTTCCTCAAGCTGAGCGGCCAGGACGCCACCTACGTCTGCGCCTCGGATACCCACGGCGCGCCGATCGAGATCAACGCGGCGAAGAACGGCATGGCGCCCGACGCCTTCGTGGCGCAGTGGCGGGAGAAGCAGCTCGAGGCCTTCCGGGAGTTCCTGATCGGCTTCGACACCTTCTACACCACGCACTCGCCGGAGAACCGTCGCTGGGCCGAGGAGATCTTCCGGCGTCTGCAGGCCGGCGGCCACATCGAGGAGAAGCCCCTCGAGCAGTGGTTCTGCGAGCACGACGTCCGCTTCCTGCCCGACCGCTTCGTGAAGGGCACCTGCCCGAATTGCGGCGCTGCGGACCAGTACGGCGACGTCTGCGAGGTCTGCAACAAGGCCTACGCCTCCACCGAGCTCAAAGACCCGTACTGCTCGCTCTGCAGGAACCCGCCGGTCCGCAGGACCTCGCGGCACTTCTTCTTCAAGCTCGACCACTTCAAGGATTTCCTCGCCGACTTCACCTCCCGCGAAGGCGTGCTCCATCCCTCGATCCGCAACTCGATCAAGGGCTGGCTCGAGGGCGGCCTGCAGGATTGGTGCGTCTCCCGCGACGGCCCCTACTTCGGCTTCGAGATCCCCGGGGCGCCGGGCAAATACTTCTACGTCTGGCTCGACGCGCCGATCGGCTACCTCTCCTCCACCGAGCACCTGGTGGGAGAGGAGCGGGCCCTCGCCGACTTCTGGAACAAGGACGCCGACAGCCGGATCGTCCACTTCATCGGCAAGGACATCGTCTACTTCCACGCCCTCTTCTGGCCGGCGATGCTCCACGCAGCGGGCCTGCACGTGCCGGACAAGATCCAGGTCCACGGCATGCTCACCCTCGGCGGCGAGAAGCTCTCCAAGAGCCGCGGCCGCCTGGTCACCGCCCGCGAATACCTCGACGCCGGCCTCGATCCCGAGGCGCTGCGCTGGTTCTACGCCTCCAACCTCGGCGCCGGGCCCTACGACGTGCCGCTCGCCAAGGAGGAGATCAAGAACCGGGTCAACGCGGAGCTGGTGAAGACGCTGGCCAACTTCGTGGCCCGCTCGCTCACGCCGCTGAAGAAGGACTTCCCCAACGTCGGCATCCCCTCGGACGATCCGGCCTCGCGGGAGCTCTGGGCCCGGGTGCTCGAGCACTCCGGCAAGATCCACCAGGCCTACGAGGCGGTGGAGCTCCGGGAGGCGACGCAGGCGCTGGTGCAGCTCGGCTTCGAGGCGAACAAATACCTGCAGGACCGGGCGCCGTGGACCAAGCGGAAGCAGGGCGACGTGGAGGGCGCGCACCGCGACCTCGCCCTCTGCGCCAACGTGGCGTACGTCATCGGCACCTGGCTGACGCCGATCCTCCCGCGCTCGTCGGTGCGGCTCGCCGAGATGCTCGGCGGCGCCACCTTCGATCCGGCGAAGATCGCCGCTGGGGCGGATTGGCTGGTGGCCTCCGACACGGTGCTGGGCGAGCTCTCGCACCTCGCGACGCCGATCGACGACGCGAAGCTGGACGCCCTCTGGCCGGAGCCCGGGGCGGAAGCCACGCCGGCGGTGCCGCCGGTGAAGAAGCAGCCGCAGATCGAGAAGGTGGCGCCAGCGGAGAAGAAGGTGGCAGCGCCTGCGCCCGAGGGGATCATCAGCTTCGACGACTTCGTGAAGGTGGAGCTCCGCGTCGGCCACGTGCTCGCCGCGGAGCGCGTGCCCAAGGCCGACAAGCTGCTCAAGCTCACCATCGACGTGGGTGAGGAGGCGCCGCGGACCATCGCCGCCGGCATCGCCGAGCACTACGAGCCCGAGGCGCTCCCCGGCAAGTACGTGGTGGTGGTGGCGAACCTCGCGCCGCGCACCATCCGCGGGATCGAGAGCCGCGGCATGCTGCTCGCCGGCGGCGGCGACACCGGCAAGGTGGTCCTCGCCGAGGTCCCAGGCGTCGCCCCCGGCTCGCGGGTGAAGTGA
- a CDS encoding HEAT repeat domain-containing protein, whose product MEIVERLEDERPKVRAEAAADLVELCRADPEARERFGMRFLTLLSDESPAVRGQAVVGAIVCDDELAHVDRVARLLEDPSPGVRLQVIHTLGPLGLPEVAEALVPRLRDEDLRVRTTAASALAFGGDARGLDVLVEALEKRATREEALHALRQIAAADERGAVAEAVRRIFGGLFTSRFERVAAAGVLAALGDAGGRTHLVERTGKTGMDRPLAMELCGELGIAEAEPLLVQAAADRKDTLRGTALRALASMQAASAFPSCSDVLLDESEDVDVRSDAAEGLLLLGTAAAEGVLLQAREQIRDQRVGRVVQACLALWGKPQREIRLYLPLSGDELHGD is encoded by the coding sequence ATGGAGATCGTCGAGCGACTCGAAGACGAGCGGCCCAAGGTGCGGGCGGAGGCGGCGGCGGATCTGGTCGAGCTCTGCCGCGCCGACCCGGAGGCGCGGGAGCGCTTCGGCATGCGCTTCCTCACCCTGCTGAGCGACGAGTCGCCGGCGGTCCGCGGGCAGGCGGTGGTGGGGGCGATCGTCTGCGACGACGAGCTCGCCCACGTCGATCGGGTGGCGCGGCTCCTCGAGGATCCCTCGCCGGGCGTGCGCCTCCAGGTGATCCACACGCTGGGGCCGCTGGGCCTTCCCGAGGTGGCGGAGGCGCTGGTCCCGCGCCTCCGCGACGAGGATCTGCGGGTGCGGACCACCGCAGCTTCGGCGCTGGCCTTCGGCGGCGACGCCCGCGGCCTCGACGTGCTGGTGGAGGCGCTGGAGAAGCGGGCGACCCGCGAGGAGGCGCTGCACGCCCTTCGGCAGATCGCTGCTGCGGACGAACGGGGTGCGGTGGCGGAGGCGGTGCGCCGGATCTTCGGCGGGCTCTTCACTTCGCGCTTCGAGCGGGTGGCAGCAGCGGGCGTCCTCGCCGCCCTCGGCGACGCTGGCGGGAGGACCCATCTGGTGGAGCGCACCGGGAAGACGGGTATGGATCGTCCCCTGGCGATGGAACTCTGCGGCGAGCTGGGGATCGCCGAGGCGGAGCCGCTCCTCGTGCAGGCTGCAGCCGACCGCAAGGATACGCTGCGCGGCACGGCGCTGCGCGCCCTCGCGTCGATGCAGGCCGCTTCCGCCTTCCCCTCCTGCAGCGACGTGCTCCTCGACGAATCCGAGGACGTCGATGTGCGCAGCGACGCGGCGGAGGGGCTGCTCCTCCTCGGCACCGCCGCGGCGGAGGGCGTGCTCCTCCAGGCCCGCGAGCAGATCCGCGACCAGCGGGTGGGACGGGTGGTGCAGGCCTGCCTCGCGCTGTGGGGCAAGCCCCAGCGCGAGATCCGGCTCTACCTGCCCCTCTCCGGCGACGAGCTGCACGGCGACTGA
- a CDS encoding TatD family hydrolase, whose product MELIDAHAHLDASQYEADRNEVIARARAAGITKMIAVGQWHAPGDFGGAHALAARYPDLFHATVGIHPHEVAKVPAADWEKLEELAALPETMAVGETGLDYHYDYSPREEQRRWFRHQLDLAKRLGKPVVVHTREADDDTVMILREASPEAGVIHCFTGGPERARAYLDLGLHISVAGVLTFKNADDLREAVRIVPLDRLLIETDCPYLAPIPFRGKRNEPAYVRHVAEKVAEVKGLSVEEVAAATAENTRRFFRLA is encoded by the coding sequence ATGGAGCTCATCGACGCGCACGCGCACCTCGACGCCAGCCAGTACGAAGCCGACCGGAACGAGGTGATCGCCAGGGCCCGCGCCGCCGGGATCACGAAGATGATCGCCGTGGGCCAGTGGCACGCCCCCGGCGACTTCGGCGGCGCCCACGCCCTCGCCGCGCGCTACCCCGACCTCTTCCACGCCACCGTCGGCATCCATCCCCACGAGGTGGCGAAGGTGCCTGCTGCGGATTGGGAGAAGCTCGAGGAGCTCGCGGCGCTGCCCGAGACGATGGCGGTGGGCGAGACCGGCCTCGACTACCACTACGACTACTCGCCGCGGGAGGAGCAGCGGCGGTGGTTCCGCCACCAGCTCGACCTGGCGAAGCGCCTGGGCAAGCCGGTGGTGGTCCACACCCGCGAGGCGGACGACGACACGGTGATGATTCTCCGCGAGGCGTCGCCCGAGGCCGGCGTGATCCACTGCTTCACCGGCGGGCCGGAGCGGGCGCGGGCCTACCTCGATCTCGGCCTGCACATCTCGGTGGCCGGCGTGCTCACCTTCAAGAACGCCGACGATCTCCGGGAGGCGGTGCGGATCGTTCCCCTCGACCGGCTGCTCATCGAGACCGATTGCCCCTACCTCGCGCCGATCCCCTTCCGCGGCAAGCGCAACGAGCCGGCGTACGTGCGCCACGTCGCCGAGAAGGTGGCAGAGGTGAAGGGCCTCTCCGTGGAAGAGGTGGCCGCCGCCACCGCGGAGAACACCCGCCGCTTCTTCCGGCTGGCGTAG
- a CDS encoding DNA alkylation repair protein → MPTNLKDILDAGAARAIADDLHRVWPALDRAAFAADCLAGLDALELKARAWQIAAAMHRHLPQPFPLAAEVLGASLGAELPQRELSGTSTLRYLPHGCFVEKYGVDHFEEAMAVQYQLTKRFTAEFSIRAFLERYPGPTLERLRIWATDENVHVRRLVSEGTRPRLPWARRLRAYQADPTPVVELLELLKDDPERYVQRSVANNLNDIGKDHPALVTEICRRWLEDAPAGRRWIVGHALRSLVKKGDPQTLEALGFGGAPQVEIGSPTLTPRQVRLGEELRFSFELTSTGRTAQELLVDFAVHFVGARGASRRKVFKLRRVGLGPLETAHLAGTVSFAEMTTRKHYPGRHRIEVLVNGQAYPLASFDVLGSHAAATRR, encoded by the coding sequence ATGCCCACGAACCTCAAGGACATCCTCGACGCAGGCGCCGCTCGCGCGATCGCCGACGACCTGCACCGCGTCTGGCCGGCGCTCGATCGCGCCGCCTTCGCCGCCGACTGCCTCGCCGGCCTCGACGCGCTCGAGCTCAAAGCGCGCGCGTGGCAGATCGCGGCGGCGATGCACCGCCACCTGCCCCAGCCCTTCCCGCTGGCGGCGGAGGTGCTCGGCGCGTCCCTGGGCGCGGAGCTGCCGCAGCGCGAGCTCTCCGGCACGTCGACCCTGCGCTACCTGCCCCACGGCTGCTTCGTGGAGAAATACGGCGTCGACCACTTCGAGGAGGCGATGGCGGTGCAATACCAACTCACGAAGCGCTTCACCGCCGAGTTCAGCATCCGGGCCTTCCTCGAGAGGTACCCGGGCCCCACCCTGGAGCGCCTCCGGATCTGGGCCACCGACGAGAACGTGCACGTGCGCCGGCTCGTCTCCGAGGGGACCCGCCCCCGCCTCCCCTGGGCGCGGCGGCTGCGAGCCTACCAGGCCGATCCGACACCGGTGGTCGAGCTGCTCGAGCTGCTGAAGGACGACCCCGAGCGCTACGTGCAGCGCTCCGTCGCCAACAACCTGAACGACATCGGCAAGGACCACCCGGCGTTGGTGACCGAGATCTGTCGGCGCTGGCTGGAGGATGCGCCGGCGGGCCGCCGCTGGATCGTGGGCCACGCGCTCCGCTCCCTGGTCAAGAAGGGGGATCCGCAGACGCTCGAGGCGCTGGGATTCGGTGGCGCGCCGCAGGTCGAGATCGGCAGCCCCACACTCACGCCTCGCCAGGTCCGCCTCGGGGAGGAGCTGCGCTTCTCCTTCGAGCTCACCAGCACGGGGCGCACCGCGCAGGAGCTGCTCGTCGACTTCGCCGTCCACTTCGTCGGCGCACGGGGCGCCAGCAGGCGGAAGGTCTTCAAGCTGCGGCGCGTTGGCCTCGGGCCGCTCGAGACGGCCCACCTCGCGGGGACGGTTTCATTCGCCGAGATGACGACCCGGAAGCACTACCCGGGCCGCCACCGGATCGAGGTGCTCGTCAACGGCCAGGCCTACCCGCTGGCGAGCTTCGACGTGCTCGGTTCACACGCCGCGGCTACTCGGCGCTGA